The following proteins come from a genomic window of Pararhodobacter sp.:
- a CDS encoding sarcosine oxidase subunit beta family protein, translating to MRYSGFRVFTQGLTGNRGWKQAWRKPAPKPEYDIVIIGGGGHGLSTAYYLAKNHGLTNIAVLERGYLGGGNVGRNTTIVRANYFLPGNSEFYSHSLKLWEGLEAELNYNVMHSQRGLINLFHSDGQRDAFARRGNAMLAQGDDAILLDRDGVREKLPYLDYEQARFPIYGGLYHPRGGTARHDAVAWGYARGADRRGVDLIENCEVTGIETAGGKVTGVQTARGVIRAKKVAMVVAGRSSQVAAMAGMRLPIESHVLQAFVTEGLKPVIDHVISFGMGHFYISQSDKGGLVFGGDLDFYASYAARGNLPMVEHVMEAGMALMPMIGRAKVLRSWGGIMDMSPDGSPIIDRTGIDGLYVNCGWNYGGFKAVPASGWCLAHLLATDQPHPVAAGFRLDRFRTGRGIMDEEGTGSQHNLH from the coding sequence ATGCGCTATAGCGGGTTCAGGGTTTTCACACAGGGGCTGACGGGCAATCGGGGCTGGAAACAGGCCTGGCGCAAGCCCGCGCCGAAACCGGAGTATGATATCGTCATCATCGGCGGGGGCGGGCATGGTTTGTCGACCGCCTATTATCTGGCGAAAAACCACGGTTTGACCAATATCGCCGTGCTGGAGCGCGGCTATCTGGGGGGCGGCAATGTCGGGCGCAACACGACGATTGTGCGGGCGAATTACTTCTTGCCGGGCAATTCGGAGTTTTACAGCCATTCGCTGAAACTGTGGGAGGGGTTGGAGGCTGAGCTGAATTACAACGTCATGCACAGCCAGCGCGGGTTGATCAATCTGTTCCACTCGGACGGGCAGCGCGACGCCTTTGCGCGGCGTGGCAATGCGATGCTGGCGCAGGGCGATGATGCGATCCTGCTGGACCGCGACGGCGTGCGCGAGAAACTGCCCTATCTGGATTATGAGCAGGCGCGGTTTCCGATTTACGGCGGGCTTTACCATCCGCGCGGCGGCACGGCCCGGCATGATGCGGTAGCCTGGGGCTATGCGCGCGGGGCGGACCGGCGCGGGGTTGACCTGATCGAGAATTGCGAGGTCACCGGCATTGAGACCGCGGGCGGCAAGGTCACCGGTGTGCAGACCGCGCGCGGGGTGATCCGGGCGAAGAAGGTGGCGATGGTGGTGGCCGGGCGGTCCAGTCAGGTGGCGGCGATGGCCGGGATGCGTCTGCCGATCGAGAGCCATGTGTTGCAGGCCTTTGTCACCGAGGGCCTAAAACCGGTGATCGACCATGTGATCAGCTTTGGCATGGGGCATTTCTATATCAGCCAGTCCGACAAGGGCGGGCTGGTGTTTGGCGGGGATCTGGATTTCTACGCCTCGTATGCGGCGCGCGGCAACCTGCCGATGGTCGAGCATGTGATGGAGGCGGGCATGGCCTTGATGCCGATGATCGGCCGCGCCAAGGTGCTGCGGTCCTGGGGCGGGATCATGGATATGTCGCCCGATGGCTCGCCGATCATCGACCGCACGGGTATTGACGGGCTCTATGTGAATTGTGGCTGGAATTACGGGGGGTTCAAGGCGGTTCCGGCCTCGGGTTGGTGCCTTGCGCATTTGCTGGCCACGGATCAGCCGCACCCGGTTGCGGCGGGCTTCAGATTGGATCGGTTTCGCACTGGACGGGGGATTATGGATGAAGAAGGCACAGGGTCTCAGCACAATCTGCATTAG
- a CDS encoding sarcosine oxidase subunit alpha family protein — protein sequence MTQSHRIPRRGLIDRARPQRFRFDGQTFEGFAGDTLASALLANGVRLMGRSFKYHRPRGVMTAGSEDPCALVEVLENGHQTPNVRATVQELFEGLEARSQNRWPSLNHDLLAVNDLLSPFLSAGFYYKTFMWPRAFWEKLYEPLIRRAAGLGSVSGLHDDARTEMAFAHCDLLVIGAGPTGLMAALTAARAGADVILADEDSRMGGRLLSDQPGVDGQRGDEWAEGVLAELGARPNVRLMTRTTVIGAYDGGTFGALERVGLHRAPTADLPRECFWRIVARRAVLCAGALERPIAHPDNDRPGVMLASGLRAHVARWGVNPGRVVLFSNNDSGLETARALTAMGVEVAAYVDPRDVAVTEDFPVYPRAHVVGTTGRLGLKTVAIRHAGGISQIAARSLGLAGGWNPTLHLTCHMNGRPVWDACTASFVPTDGMVPGLSVAGAARGRFSTAACLADGIAVAATALADLGFPAPALPTPMAEDAPYAISPLWTVAASGRAWLDFANDVTTKDVMLAAREGFTSVEHMKRYTTQGMAPDQGKNSNVGALAVLADATGRAIPETGTTTFRPPFVPVSIAALGAGGRGQGFAPRRLLTSDARSRAMGAPMIEAGLWYRPSYYPRDGETDWRAACDREVSTVRTCVGVTEVGTLGKIDVQGPDAARFLDFVYANTMSTLKPGRARYGVMLREDGHVMDDGTCARLGEDHYVITTTTAAAGLVMRHMDFVQQAFCADWAVRFVSVTEAWAQFAVAGPKARVVLASVCAVPDLPFMGCADLTIAGVAGRIFRISFSGEQGYELAVPTRYGAELFDRLLTAAEALGGCAYGMEALNVLRIEKGFITHAEIHGRTTADDVGLGKMVSAKKDCIGKASTRRPGFTEAGRAQLVGLIPVDPAQSLSAGAHLYRENDPPKREHHQGYVTSVAPSPTLGHWLGLGFLTNGRARHGEILRFEDGLRGKTLAVRVVEPVFFDPDGGRMRG from the coding sequence ATGACCCAATCGCATCGCATCCCCAGACGCGGGCTGATCGACCGCGCGCGCCCGCAGCGGTTCCGTTTTGACGGCCAGACCTTCGAGGGGTTCGCGGGCGATACCCTGGCCTCGGCGCTCTTGGCGAATGGTGTGCGGCTGATGGGGCGCTCGTTCAAGTATCACCGCCCGCGCGGGGTGATGACGGCGGGTTCCGAGGACCCTTGCGCGCTGGTCGAAGTGCTTGAAAACGGGCACCAAACCCCCAATGTGCGGGCCACGGTGCAAGAGCTGTTCGAGGGGTTGGAGGCGCGCAGTCAGAACCGCTGGCCGTCGTTGAACCACGATCTTCTGGCGGTCAATGATCTGCTGTCGCCGTTCCTGTCGGCGGGGTTCTATTACAAGACCTTCATGTGGCCGCGCGCCTTCTGGGAAAAGCTCTATGAGCCGCTGATCCGCCGGGCGGCGGGGCTGGGCAGTGTCTCGGGGCTGCACGACGATGCGCGCACCGAAATGGCCTTTGCGCATTGCGATCTGCTGGTGATCGGCGCGGGGCCGACGGGGCTGATGGCCGCCCTGACCGCCGCGCGCGCCGGGGCTGATGTGATCCTGGCCGATGAGGACAGCCGGATGGGTGGGCGCTTGTTGTCCGACCAGCCCGGCGTTGACGGACAGCGCGGCGACGAATGGGCCGAGGGTGTGCTGGCGGAACTTGGCGCACGGCCGAATGTCCGGCTGATGACCCGCACCACGGTTATCGGCGCCTATGACGGTGGCACATTTGGCGCGTTGGAGCGCGTGGGATTGCACCGCGCCCCCACCGCCGACCTGCCGCGCGAGTGTTTCTGGCGCATTGTCGCGCGCCGCGCGGTCCTTTGTGCCGGTGCGTTGGAGCGCCCGATTGCCCATCCTGACAACGACCGCCCCGGCGTGATGCTGGCCTCGGGCCTGCGGGCGCATGTGGCGCGTTGGGGTGTCAATCCGGGCCGCGTGGTGTTGTTCTCGAACAATGACAGCGGGTTGGAGACGGCGCGCGCGCTCACGGCAATGGGTGTCGAGGTCGCGGCCTATGTCGATCCGCGCGATGTTGCCGTGACCGAGGATTTCCCGGTCTATCCACGCGCGCACGTCGTCGGCACCACCGGGCGGTTGGGGTTGAAAACCGTGGCGATCCGGCACGCGGGCGGCATCTCGCAGATCGCGGCGCGCAGCTTGGGTCTGGCGGGCGGCTGGAACCCGACATTGCATCTGACCTGCCACATGAATGGCCGCCCGGTCTGGGACGCGTGCACCGCGTCTTTCGTGCCGACCGACGGCATGGTGCCGGGCTTGAGCGTTGCGGGGGCCGCGCGGGGCCGGTTCTCGACCGCGGCTTGTCTGGCGGACGGGATCGCCGTTGCGGCGACGGCCTTGGCCGACCTTGGGTTCCCCGCGCCAGCGCTGCCGACGCCCATGGCCGAGGACGCGCCCTATGCCATCTCGCCGCTCTGGACGGTTGCGGCAAGCGGCCGCGCCTGGCTTGATTTCGCCAATGACGTGACCACCAAGGACGTGATGCTGGCCGCGCGTGAGGGGTTCACCTCGGTCGAACACATGAAGCGCTACACCACGCAGGGGATGGCGCCGGATCAGGGCAAGAACTCGAATGTGGGTGCGCTGGCGGTGCTGGCCGATGCCACGGGCCGCGCGATCCCCGAGACCGGCACCACCACCTTTCGCCCGCCCTTCGTGCCGGTGTCGATTGCCGCCTTGGGCGCAGGCGGGCGCGGGCAGGGGTTTGCGCCGCGCCGTTTGCTGACCTCGGATGCGAGATCCCGCGCGATGGGCGCGCCGATGATCGAGGCCGGGCTGTGGTATCGGCCCAGCTATTATCCGCGCGACGGGGAAACCGACTGGCGCGCCGCCTGCGACCGCGAGGTGAGCACCGTGCGCACCTGCGTCGGCGTCACCGAGGTCGGCACCTTGGGCAAGATCGACGTGCAAGGCCCTGATGCGGCGCGGTTTCTCGATTTTGTCTATGCCAACACCATGTCCACGCTGAAACCGGGCCGCGCGCGCTATGGCGTGATGCTGCGCGAGGATGGTCATGTCATGGACGACGGCACCTGCGCGCGGCTGGGCGAGGATCATTATGTGATCACCACCACCACCGCCGCCGCCGGGTTGGTCATGCGGCACATGGACTTCGTGCAGCAAGCGTTTTGCGCGGATTGGGCGGTGCGCTTTGTCTCGGTGACCGAGGCCTGGGCGCAATTCGCGGTGGCCGGCCCCAAGGCCCGCGTGGTTCTGGCCAGCGTCTGTGCGGTGCCGGACCTGCCCTTCATGGGCTGCGCTGACCTGACGATTGCGGGCGTCGCGGGCCGGATTTTCCGCATCTCGTTCTCGGGCGAGCAGGGGTATGAACTGGCGGTGCCGACCCGCTATGGCGCGGAGCTGTTCGACCGGCTCCTGACCGCCGCCGAGGCGTTGGGCGGCTGCGCTTACGGCATGGAAGCGCTCAACGTGTTGCGCATCGAAAAGGGCTTTATCACCCACGCCGAAATCCATGGCCGCACGACAGCGGATGACGTGGGTCTGGGCAAGATGGTATCGGCGAAAAAGGACTGTATCGGCAAGGCCTCGACCCGGCGACCCGGGTTTACCGAGGCCGGCCGCGCGCAGCTGGTGGGCTTGATTCCGGTCGATCCCGCGCAGAGCCTCAGCGCCGGGGCGCATCTCTATCGCGAGAACGACCCGCCGAAGCGCGAACATCATCAGGGCTATGTCACCTCGGTCGCGCCGTCGCCGACGCTGGGTCATTGGCTGGGGCTTGGTTTCCTGACCAACGGGCGCGCGCGACACGGCGAGATCCTGCGGTTCGAGGATGGGTTGCGCGGCAAGACGCTGGCTGTGCGGGTCGTGGAACCGGTGTTCTTTGACCCGGACGGAGGGCGGATGCGTGGCTGA
- a CDS encoding ABC transporter ATP-binding protein, protein MTEPWDASQPILEIKNLSISFFTRLREIPAVMDFSCTVMAGEAMGLVGESGCGKSTVALAVMQDLGVNGKVVEGSIKFKGRDLTLMSQEELRKLRGSEIAMIYQEPMASLNPAMKVGAQLAEVPIIHQNMGKAEAMSLARQVVKDVRLPDPDRILNSYPHQLSGGQQQRIVIAMALMSKPALLILDEPTTALDVTVEAGIVDLVTVLAEKYGTSMLFISHNLGLVMEVCDRITVMYSGEAVETGNVKDVFDKMRHPYTQALFRSIPLPGADKNQRPLRAIPGNFPLPHERPKGCNFGPRCDYFEEGRCNAAEIRMASVDDQKRHASRCLKFQEIDWDAPLALMDVTKKGEIGEVVLSMENVRKYYEVAASSLFSGGDAKVVKANETLSFDAREGETLAIVGESGCGKSTFAKVLMGLETATAGKIMLFDENVQSTPIQQRNTDTVSSLQMVFQNPFDTLNPSMTVGRQIIRALEIFGVGASDAERKQRMLELLDMVKLPREFAGRMPRQLSGGQKQRVGIARAFAGDAKVVIADEPVSALDVSVQAAVTDLLMEIQRKNKTTLLFISHDLSIVRYLSDRVLVMYLGHVVELGSTDQVFSPPYHPYTEALLSAVPIADTRIVKKRIVLEGDIPSAVNPPPGCPFQTRCRWKDQVPNGKCDIDMPPMKTLADGHQIKCHLSDEILSEMEPVFRMAAAE, encoded by the coding sequence ATGACCGAACCTTGGGACGCTTCTCAGCCGATCCTCGAAATCAAGAACCTGTCGATCTCGTTCTTCACCCGATTGCGCGAAATCCCGGCGGTGATGGATTTTTCCTGCACCGTGATGGCGGGCGAGGCGATGGGCCTTGTCGGCGAATCCGGCTGCGGCAAATCCACCGTGGCGCTGGCGGTGATGCAGGATCTGGGTGTGAACGGCAAAGTGGTCGAGGGCTCGATCAAGTTCAAGGGCCGCGATCTGACGCTGATGAGCCAAGAGGAGCTGCGCAAGTTGCGCGGCTCGGAAATCGCCATGATCTATCAGGAGCCGATGGCCTCGCTGAACCCGGCGATGAAGGTTGGCGCGCAACTGGCCGAAGTGCCGATCATTCACCAGAACATGGGCAAGGCCGAGGCGATGTCACTGGCGCGTCAGGTTGTCAAGGACGTGCGCCTGCCCGACCCGGACCGCATCCTGAACAGCTATCCGCACCAGCTTTCGGGCGGCCAGCAGCAGCGCATCGTGATCGCGATGGCGCTCATGTCGAAACCCGCCTTGCTGATCCTCGATGAGCCGACAACCGCGCTGGATGTGACGGTCGAGGCCGGGATTGTCGATCTGGTCACGGTGCTGGCCGAGAAATACGGCACCTCGATGCTGTTCATCAGCCACAATCTGGGGCTGGTGATGGAGGTCTGCGACCGCATCACCGTGATGTATTCGGGCGAGGCCGTGGAAACCGGCAACGTCAAGGATGTCTTTGACAAGATGCGCCACCCCTATACGCAAGCGCTGTTCCGCTCGATACCGCTGCCCGGCGCTGACAAGAACCAGCGCCCGCTGCGCGCGATCCCGGGCAATTTCCCGCTGCCGCACGAGCGCCCCAAGGGCTGCAATTTCGGCCCGCGCTGCGATTATTTTGAAGAGGGGCGTTGCAACGCCGCCGAGATCAGGATGGCCTCGGTCGATGACCAGAAGCGCCACGCGTCCCGGTGTTTGAAATTTCAGGAAATCGACTGGGACGCGCCGCTGGCGTTGATGGACGTCACCAAGAAAGGCGAGATCGGCGAGGTTGTCCTGTCGATGGAGAATGTGCGCAAATACTATGAGGTCGCGGCCTCGTCACTGTTTTCGGGCGGAGACGCCAAGGTGGTGAAAGCCAACGAGACGCTCAGTTTCGACGCGCGCGAGGGGGAAACCCTGGCCATTGTCGGCGAGTCGGGCTGTGGCAAATCGACCTTCGCCAAGGTGCTGATGGGCCTCGAGACGGCGACCGCCGGCAAGATCATGCTGTTTGACGAAAACGTGCAATCCACGCCGATCCAGCAGCGCAACACCGACACCGTGTCCTCGTTGCAAATGGTGTTCCAAAATCCGTTCGACACGCTCAACCCGTCCATGACGGTGGGGCGCCAGATCATCCGCGCGCTGGAGATCTTTGGCGTCGGCGCCTCGGATGCCGAGCGCAAGCAACGCATGCTGGAACTGCTCGACATGGTGAAGCTGCCACGTGAATTCGCGGGCCGGATGCCGCGGCAACTCTCGGGCGGGCAAAAGCAGCGCGTCGGCATCGCGCGCGCCTTTGCCGGTGACGCCAAGGTGGTGATCGCCGATGAGCCGGTCTCGGCGCTGGATGTGTCGGTGCAGGCGGCGGTGACCGATCTGCTGATGGAAATCCAGCGCAAGAACAAGACCACGCTGTTGTTCATCAGCCATGACCTGAGCATCGTGCGCTATCTCAGCGACCGGGTTCTGGTGATGTATCTGGGGCATGTGGTGGAACTGGGCTCCACCGATCAGGTGTTTTCGCCGCCCTATCACCCCTATACCGAGGCGCTGTTGTCGGCGGTGCCGATCGCCGACACCCGGATCGTGAAAAAGCGGATCGTGCTGGAGGGGGATATCCCCTCGGCGGTCAATCCGCCACCCGGCTGCCCGTTCCAGACCCGCTGTCGGTGGAAGGATCAGGTGCCGAATGGCAAATGCGACATCGACATGCCGCCGATGAAAACACTGGCGGACGGGCATCAGATCAAATGCCATCTGTCGGATGAGATCCTGTCGGAAATGGAGCCGGTGTTCCGCATGGCGGCTGCCGAATAG
- a CDS encoding sarcosine oxidase subunit delta has product MRIACPCCGTRDRREYTYYGASVFLARPVEGAGAEAWDAYLHLRDNPAGVTRDLWYHDPCATWVEVERNTVTHEILSSRAIAGGAA; this is encoded by the coding sequence ATGCGCATAGCCTGTCCCTGTTGCGGCACCCGGGATCGCCGCGAATACACCTATTATGGCGCGTCGGTGTTTCTGGCGCGCCCGGTCGAGGGTGCCGGAGCAGAGGCCTGGGACGCCTATCTGCACCTGCGCGACAACCCCGCCGGGGTGACCCGCGATCTGTGGTATCACGACCCCTGCGCAACCTGGGTCGAGGTGGAGCGCAACACCGTGACGCATGAAATCCTGTCCAGCCGTGCCATTGCCGGGGGGGCTGCATGA
- a CDS encoding DeoR/GlpR family DNA-binding transcription regulator — translation MAQGFRLPEILEIARQDGRVTVDDLANRFNVTAQTIRRDLADLDEAGKLERVHGGAILRSGTVNIGYQERAALNAEAKQSIARACAAEIPQGASVFLAIGTTTEAVARELRRHSGLMVVTNNMNIANILADTPAAQVIVTGGTLRRSDGGLTGPLTQDAIRQFKVDIAVIGCSALDADGDLLDYDIQEVGVSRALIAQARRSWVVADHSKLNRTAPARIASLSAFDRVFTDRPLPAPLLARCAQWQTQVVTG, via the coding sequence ATGGCCCAAGGGTTTCGACTGCCGGAAATACTGGAAATCGCGCGCCAGGACGGCCGCGTGACGGTCGATGACTTGGCAAACCGGTTCAACGTGACCGCGCAGACCATTCGCCGCGATCTGGCGGATCTGGATGAGGCGGGCAAGCTGGAGCGGGTGCATGGCGGGGCAATCCTGCGCTCGGGGACCGTCAATATCGGCTATCAGGAACGCGCGGCGCTGAATGCCGAGGCCAAGCAGAGCATCGCGCGGGCCTGTGCCGCCGAGATCCCGCAAGGGGCGTCGGTGTTTCTGGCAATCGGGACCACAACCGAGGCCGTCGCCCGCGAGCTCAGACGCCATTCGGGCCTCATGGTCGTGACCAATAATATGAACATTGCCAATATCTTGGCAGACACTCCTGCGGCGCAGGTGATTGTCACCGGCGGCACGCTGAGGCGCTCGGATGGCGGCTTGACCGGCCCCTTGACGCAAGACGCGATCCGCCAATTCAAGGTCGATATCGCGGTGATCGGCTGTTCGGCGCTGGATGCCGACGGCGATTTGCTGGATTACGACATTCAGGAAGTGGGTGTCAGCCGGGCGCTGATCGCGCAGGCGCGGCGCTCGTGGGTGGTGGCCGACCACTCCAAGCTGAACCGCACCGCCCCGGCGCGGATTGCGTCGCTGAGCGCCTTTGATCGCGTGTTCACCGATCGCCCCTTGCCAGCGCCGTTGCTGGCGCGGTGCGCGCAATGGCAGACGCAGGTTGTCACGGGTTGA
- a CDS encoding sarcosine oxidase subunit gamma: MADLKAKAALGGLPLTHGRATLDGLDQGVVTSIAPYPGLDANGALSTLGLRFPDPGTLNAQGATRIIWAGRDMAFLLGARAPEALRGVAALTDQSDAWVWLHLTGPDARAVLARLTPLDLRDAAFGLGHVARTLVGHMSAILIHSAPEAYEIAVFRSMAGTLKHEVSEAMRGVAGRAAAKRPVNP, encoded by the coding sequence GTGGCTGATCTCAAGGCAAAGGCAGCACTCGGCGGGTTGCCGCTAACCCATGGGCGCGCCACGCTCGATGGATTGGACCAAGGCGTCGTGACATCAATCGCGCCCTATCCGGGGCTGGATGCGAATGGCGCGCTTTCGACACTCGGCCTGCGGTTTCCCGACCCTGGTACGCTCAACGCACAGGGCGCGACGCGGATCATCTGGGCCGGGCGCGACATGGCGTTTTTGCTGGGGGCGCGGGCGCCCGAAGCGCTGCGCGGGGTCGCGGCGCTCACCGATCAAAGCGATGCCTGGGTCTGGCTGCATCTGACCGGGCCTGACGCGCGCGCCGTTCTGGCACGCCTCACGCCGCTGGACCTGCGCGATGCGGCGTTTGGGCTGGGCCATGTTGCGCGCACGCTGGTTGGGCACATGTCGGCAATCTTGATCCACTCCGCCCCAGAAGCCTATGAAATCGCAGTGTTTCGCTCGATGGCGGGCACGCTGAAGCACGAGGTTTCAGAGGCCATGCGTGGCGTGGCCGGGCGCGCCGCCGCCAAACGCCCGGTCAACCCGTGA